The Prochlorococcus marinus str. MIT 9301 genome segment ATCCTCCTCCAAAAAAACTTGTGAGTACCAAAACTTTTAAAGTTTCTAATACCTCTTCTCCTCCAGCAATACCCAATGAAAAATTCCCACTTATAACATTTAAAAATCCTTCAAGAAGAAAATTCGAGATTGGAATGATTACTAAGAGTGCAACAAAAAACGAAGTAAAATAAAATAGTTTTAATTCAGTTAATGCTTTTTTAAATCCTTTAATAAGTACTTTCAAAAATTAATAAATCCTAATACGAAAATTTAATCTGAGCTAAATCTACACGATGAAAGTTGATTCTTAATAGTTTGATGATCTAAGTTTCTTCCAATTAATACTATCTTATTAGATTTTTCTTTTGTCCATTCTTCATCATCTAGAGAAAATCTTTTTCCAGATAGGTGAAAAATATGTTTTCTTTCACTTTCTATAAACCATAATATTCCTTTTGCCCTAAATACATTTTGTGAGATTTGATTATCTAAAAAATATTGAAACTTCCTTAAGGAAAATGGTTCATATGTTTCATAAGAAACTGATGTAAACCCCTCTATACTATTAATCAAATCGTGAGAATGAGAAGAGTGATCGTGAGAATGAGAAGAGTGATCGTGAGAATGAGAAGAGTGATCGTGAGAATGAGAAGAGTGATCGTGAGAATGAGAAGAGTGATCGTGAGAATGAGAAGATTGGTCGTGTGAGTTTTCTTTTACATCTTCTTTATCCTTATCGGATTGAAAATTATCTGTTTCAAATAGACCTACACTCATTATTGTTTGTAATCCAACTTCACTATTGGTTGATCTCAATATCCTTGGTTCTTTTTTTATTTTATTTATAAATTTTTCGATTTTCTTTAATTTTTCTTCATTGACTAAATCACATTTATTTAGAAGAAGGATATCTCCGTATAAAATCTGAGAATAGGCGACACTTGAATTATTAATTTCAAAATCAAAATTTTCTCCATCAATGACAGTGATTATCGAATCTAATCTTACTTTTTCTCTAAGATCACCAGCCGCAAAAGTCATAGCTACTGGCAATGGATCTGCTAATCCAGTTGTTTCAACAATCAAATAGTCTAATTTTTCAGCTCTTTCTAAAACTTTGGATACGGTATTTAATAATTCGCCATTGATAGAGCAACATATACATCCATTATTTAATTCGATCATATCTTCTGAGCCTTCTATTATTAAGTCATTATCTATTCCGATCTCTCCAAATTCGTTGACTAAAACAGCTGTTTTAATACCAACTTGATTTTTTAAAATATGATTCAGAAGTGTAGTTTTGCCAGAACCCAAAAATCCACTAATAATAGTAACTGGCAATAAATTTTTAGACATTTTGAATAGTTTGAAAACAAGTTTATATTTTTATTGATCGAAAATTTTGTTGATTTCCGAAGCTAATGTTTGATCCAGATTCGTAATACCTCCTAGATCATGTGTATTTAATTTAATTATTACTTTTGCATAAACATTCTCCCAGTTAGGATGATGATTATATTTTTCACAGATTAAGGCAACCTTAGTCATAAAAGCAAAGGCTTCAATGAAATTAGCGAAGTTAAATTCTCTTTGGATTTGTTTAGATTTAATTTCCCAGCCAGGTATTTTGACAACTAATTCGTTCAATTCTTCATCTTGCAAAATGTAGGGTTCCATTAAATAAGAAATCTGACTTATTACATTATAAATATCTTACTTTTTCTCACCAATTATATGTACATTTATGATTCTTTCCTTTTGATCAAATCGATGTTCCCATAAATAAACTGCTTGCCATGTGCCAAGCATAATTTTGCCGTCTTGAAAACTCAAAGATAAACAAGTGTTAGTTAGGGATGTTTTAATATGTGCTGGCATATCGTCAGCCCCTTCTTGATAATGTTTATAGGATATTTCTTCTCTATTTTTTGATAAGGTTAAGTAGGAATCATAGGGAACTATCGATTGCATA includes the following:
- a CDS encoding secondary thiamine-phosphate synthase enzyme YjbQ translates to MEQIFSKLKFITHGEGFIDITHDLNLCVEKNNFHSGILNLTSLHTSCSLTINENADPNVLKDLKKYMQSIVPYDSYLTLSKNREEISYKHYQEGADDMPAHIKTSLTNTCLSLSFQDGKIMLGTWQAVYLWEHRFDQKERIINVHIIGEKK
- a CDS encoding 4a-hydroxytetrahydrobiopterin dehydratase — protein: MEPYILQDEELNELVVKIPGWEIKSKQIQREFNFANFIEAFAFMTKVALICEKYNHHPNWENVYAKVIIKLNTHDLGGITNLDQTLASEINKIFDQ
- a CDS encoding CobW family GTP-binding protein; amino-acid sequence: MSKNLLPVTIISGFLGSGKTTLLNHILKNQVGIKTAVLVNEFGEIGIDNDLIIEGSEDMIELNNGCICCSINGELLNTVSKVLERAEKLDYLIVETTGLADPLPVAMTFAAGDLREKVRLDSIITVIDGENFDFEINNSSVAYSQILYGDILLLNKCDLVNEEKLKKIEKFINKIKKEPRILRSTNSEVGLQTIMSVGLFETDNFQSDKDKEDVKENSHDQSSHSHDHSSHSHDHSSHSHDHSSHSHDHSSHSHDHSSHSHDLINSIEGFTSVSYETYEPFSLRKFQYFLDNQISQNVFRAKGILWFIESERKHIFHLSGKRFSLDDEEWTKEKSNKIVLIGRNLDHQTIKNQLSSCRFSSD